From one Sulfurimonas sp. HSL-3221 genomic stretch:
- a CDS encoding class I SAM-dependent methyltransferase produces MIPFNHLGWVFSRFGSAVYPAAAVSHLCASLRSLPPGADLLDLGAGTGTLGNYALGCRDDLRPIAADPAEGMLRYLPDSVERFTARAEALPFEADRFDAVVVGEALHHFDVPEAALDEIVRVLRPGGLLFIYDFDPSTLLGGALKRAERLLGEPGHFYPPETLSALLRQRGFSDTDIRHGWRYTLAATLGD; encoded by the coding sequence ATGATCCCCTTCAACCATCTCGGTTGGGTCTTCAGCCGATTCGGCTCGGCGGTCTACCCCGCGGCCGCCGTCTCCCACCTCTGTGCCTCCCTTCGATCCCTTCCTCCCGGCGCCGATCTCCTCGACCTCGGCGCGGGAACAGGGACCCTGGGCAACTATGCGCTTGGCTGCCGGGACGATCTCCGTCCCATCGCCGCCGACCCCGCCGAGGGGATGCTGCGCTACCTTCCCGACAGTGTCGAACGCTTTACGGCCCGGGCCGAGGCCCTCCCCTTCGAGGCGGACCGTTTCGACGCCGTCGTGGTGGGCGAGGCGCTGCACCATTTTGACGTCCCCGAAGCGGCCCTCGACGAGATCGTCCGCGTGCTCAGACCCGGCGGGCTTCTCTTCATCTACGACTTCGATCCCTCTACCCTGTTGGGCGGCGCCCTGAAGCGGGCAGAAAGGCTGCTGGGCGAACCGGGCCACTTCTATCCGCCGGAAACCCTCTCCGCGCTGCTGCGTCAGCGGGGGTTTTCCGACACCGACATCCGTCACGGCTGGCGCTATACCCTCGCCGCAACGCTCGGGGACTAA
- a CDS encoding sugar phosphorylase has product MIQYEPHSIRERLSVLYSSDDADEAYTGIRELINTYRERIDSHPYQLSEKDAILITYGDQVQSPPEPPLKELNDFLFSHIDGLVNSVHLLPFYPYSSDDGFSVVDYKAVDPHCGSWGEVELLGTHFRLMFDAVINHVSQFSNWFKKYLEGDHAYADFFIDADPTLDLSQVVRPRTSPLLHEFKDAEGRIRYIWTTFSRDQVDLNYANYKVLLAVLDALFFYIEKGATLLRLDAIAFVWKEIGTPCVHLEQTHELIQLMREVLHKVAPEVIIITETNVPHQENVSYFGSGDDEAQMVYNFALPPLLAHAVLTGNPTKLLSWARTLKLPSDKVCFFNFTASHDGVGLRPVSEILSESEIGVLEAAAKHSGGLVSYRANADGTESPYELNCSYIDLLTSPEEDDAVRAKRMLLTQAVALAMPGVPGIYFHSLFGSRNYLDGVKMTGINRSINREKFNSNWLDEQLQKEGSLERRVYLAYKRLLSIRINETAFDPFGPFVFLNLHPSLFCLQRESREMDSHMLAVHNFSNETVNFRLPDYIELAATECIGNIHVTSETLQIEGYGVMWIKCRIDVEAFEACCNSVLPIINEKEFE; this is encoded by the coding sequence ATGATCCAGTATGAACCGCACTCCATACGGGAGCGTCTGTCGGTCCTTTACAGCTCTGACGACGCGGACGAAGCCTACACGGGCATACGGGAGCTGATCAACACCTACCGCGAGCGGATCGATTCCCATCCCTATCAGCTCAGCGAGAAAGACGCCATTCTCATCACCTACGGCGACCAGGTGCAGAGCCCGCCCGAACCGCCGCTCAAAGAGCTCAACGACTTTCTCTTTTCGCATATCGACGGCCTGGTCAATTCGGTCCACCTGCTGCCGTTTTATCCCTACTCCTCCGATGACGGTTTCTCCGTCGTCGATTACAAGGCGGTCGACCCGCACTGCGGCTCCTGGGGGGAAGTGGAGCTGCTCGGTACCCACTTTCGCCTGATGTTCGACGCGGTCATCAACCACGTCTCCCAGTTCTCGAACTGGTTCAAAAAGTATCTCGAGGGCGATCACGCCTACGCCGACTTTTTCATCGATGCCGACCCCACGCTGGACCTGAGCCAGGTCGTGCGTCCCCGGACCTCGCCGCTGCTGCACGAGTTCAAAGATGCCGAGGGACGCATCCGCTATATCTGGACGACCTTCAGTCGGGACCAGGTTGATCTCAACTACGCCAACTACAAGGTGCTGCTGGCGGTGCTCGATGCGCTCTTCTTCTACATCGAAAAGGGGGCGACGCTGCTGCGCCTGGACGCCATCGCCTTCGTCTGGAAGGAGATCGGGACCCCCTGCGTTCACCTGGAGCAGACCCACGAACTGATCCAGCTGATGCGGGAGGTGCTGCACAAGGTCGCGCCAGAGGTCATCATCATCACCGAAACGAACGTCCCGCACCAGGAGAACGTCTCCTATTTCGGCAGCGGGGATGACGAGGCGCAGATGGTCTACAACTTTGCGCTGCCCCCGCTGCTGGCGCACGCGGTGCTGACGGGGAACCCGACCAAACTGCTCTCCTGGGCACGGACGCTGAAGCTGCCCAGCGACAAGGTCTGTTTCTTCAACTTTACCGCGTCGCACGACGGGGTGGGGCTGCGGCCCGTGAGCGAAATCCTTAGCGAGAGCGAGATCGGGGTCCTCGAAGCGGCCGCCAAACATTCGGGGGGACTTGTCTCCTACCGGGCGAATGCCGACGGCACGGAGAGCCCCTACGAGCTCAACTGCAGCTACATCGACCTGCTGACGTCGCCCGAGGAGGATGACGCCGTCCGGGCCAAACGGATGCTTTTAACCCAGGCCGTGGCCCTGGCCATGCCGGGGGTGCCGGGAATCTACTTCCATTCGCTGTTCGGCTCGCGCAACTATCTCGATGGTGTCAAAATGACGGGAATAAACCGCTCCATCAACCGCGAGAAATTCAACTCCAACTGGCTTGATGAACAGCTGCAGAAGGAGGGGAGCCTGGAGCGGCGGGTCTATCTGGCGTACAAGCGGCTGCTTTCCATCCGGATCAACGAGACGGCCTTCGACCCCTTCGGTCCCTTTGTATTCCTGAATCTGCACCCCTCGCTCTTCTGCCTCCAGCGCGAGAGCCGCGAAATGGACAGCCATATGCTGGCCGTGCATAACTTCAGCAATGAGACGGTGAATTTCCGTCTGCCCGATTACATCGAACTCGCCGCAACGGAGTGCATCGGTAACATCCATGTAACCTCTGAAACGCTGCAGATTGAAGGTTACGGCGTGATGTGGATAAAATGCCGCATCGATGTCGAGGCGTTCGAAGCGTGCTGCAACAGCGTGTTGCCCATCATCAATGAAAAGGAGTTTGAATGA
- a CDS encoding glycosyl transferase, protein MADFFQNGVITSLQRVGDRSLEEMEKDLEHMSERRKMVLLLPALYSEFETPAMHTIIEELKHVRYLHRIILGLDRATHEQFLEVKKLMVQLPCEVDVLWNDGPRIQELYAELTREGFPCLKDPGKGRNVWTMIGYGLTGEENYAFALHDCDIVNYSREIVARLFYPIVHPALDYEFNKGYYSRVTNKLHGRVTRLFYTPLIHALEKVMGKNRYLEYMDSFRYALSGEFAFIRSLGRGIAISPTWGLEVSTLSEVYKNTSNRRICQTEIMDTYEHKHQDLGNKTEGGGVYKMAGDIAKALFRVMAQEGIVFTESHFKTLLATYFQESRFEISKYVALSKLNGLEYNREKEIGAVEAFQDAIEEAASEFFENPLGVPSMSPWITVRSVLPEFSEKFARAVALDAQEA, encoded by the coding sequence ATGGCTGACTTTTTTCAAAACGGGGTGATCACGTCACTGCAACGGGTAGGGGATAGAAGTCTCGAGGAGATGGAAAAGGACCTGGAACACATGTCCGAACGCCGCAAGATGGTCCTGCTGCTGCCCGCGCTCTACAGCGAGTTTGAAACGCCGGCGATGCATACGATCATCGAGGAGCTGAAGCATGTCCGCTACCTGCACCGCATCATCCTTGGACTTGACCGCGCGACCCACGAGCAGTTCCTCGAGGTGAAGAAACTGATGGTGCAGCTCCCCTGCGAAGTGGACGTCCTCTGGAACGACGGCCCGCGCATCCAGGAGCTTTACGCGGAGCTGACCCGCGAAGGCTTCCCCTGCCTGAAAGACCCTGGCAAGGGGCGTAACGTCTGGACGATGATCGGCTACGGCCTGACGGGGGAGGAGAACTACGCCTTCGCCCTGCATGACTGCGACATCGTCAACTACTCGCGCGAGATCGTCGCCCGCCTTTTCTACCCCATCGTCCACCCGGCCCTGGACTACGAGTTCAACAAAGGGTACTACTCCCGGGTGACGAACAAGCTGCACGGCAGGGTCACGCGCCTCTTCTACACCCCGCTGATCCATGCGCTGGAGAAGGTGATGGGCAAGAACCGCTACCTCGAATACATGGACAGCTTCCGCTACGCGCTTTCGGGGGAGTTCGCCTTTATCCGTTCGCTGGGGCGAGGTATCGCCATTTCGCCGACCTGGGGCCTGGAGGTCTCGACGCTCAGCGAGGTCTACAAGAACACCTCCAACCGCCGTATCTGCCAGACGGAGATCATGGATACCTACGAGCACAAACACCAGGACCTCGGCAACAAGACCGAAGGCGGCGGCGTCTACAAAATGGCCGGCGACATCGCCAAGGCGCTCTTCCGCGTGATGGCGCAGGAGGGGATCGTCTTCACGGAGTCGCACTTCAAGACCCTGCTGGCGACCTACTTCCAGGAGTCGCGTTTCGAGATCTCCAAGTACGTGGCCCTCTCCAAGCTCAACGGCCTCGAATACAACCGCGAGAAGGAGATCGGCGCCGTCGAAGCCTTCCAGGACGCCATCGAGGAGGCGGCCAGTGAGTTCTTCGAGAACCCGCTGGGAGTGCCGTCGATGTCCCCGTGGATTACCGTCCGTTCGGTCCTGCCGGAGTTCTCGGAAAAATTCGCCCGTGCCGTCGCGTTGGATGCGCAGGAGGCGTAG
- the dtd gene encoding D-aminoacyl-tRNA deacylase has product MLAVVQRVTASSVSVEGREVAAIGQGLTLLLGVLEGDTEADAEKLLAKILHLRIFADEAGKMNRSLLDVGGELLIVSQFTLAADVKKGRRPSFDAAARPAEAERLYRHFIIQASRNVPVRHGVFGAHMDVRIANDGPVTLMIDSKTL; this is encoded by the coding sequence ATGCTGGCCGTCGTGCAGCGGGTGACGGCCTCCTCCGTCAGCGTGGAGGGCCGCGAAGTCGCCGCGATCGGGCAGGGGCTCACTCTCCTGCTGGGTGTGCTTGAGGGCGATACGGAGGCGGACGCGGAGAAGCTGCTGGCCAAGATCCTCCATCTGCGTATCTTCGCCGACGAGGCGGGAAAGATGAACCGCTCCCTGCTTGACGTCGGGGGCGAGCTGCTCATCGTCTCCCAGTTTACCCTGGCCGCCGACGTCAAAAAAGGGCGGCGCCCCTCCTTCGACGCCGCCGCACGGCCGGCGGAAGCCGAACGGCTCTACCGCCACTTCATTATCCAGGCGTCCCGGAACGTCCCGGTCCGGCACGGCGTCTTTGGCGCCCACATGGATGTGCGCATCGCGAACGACGGGCCTGTGACCCTCATGATCGATTCGAAAACCCTCTGA
- a CDS encoding bacteriohemerythrin, which produces MEELTLGVATMDETHADFLRQLDAVKQATGNAFIEGFSALVEHTETHFAMEEEMMRSLAFYGLQEHLDEHETLLSEMRYFLQKARKLPPFGRSYIDDYAYEKFRRHIINIDSQLAMFLKSLETEAAHG; this is translated from the coding sequence ATGGAAGAACTGACGCTCGGCGTCGCGACGATGGATGAAACCCACGCGGACTTTCTTCGTCAGCTCGATGCCGTTAAACAGGCGACGGGAAACGCCTTCATAGAGGGATTTTCCGCCCTTGTCGAGCATACGGAGACGCACTTCGCCATGGAAGAGGAGATGATGCGTTCGCTCGCTTTTTACGGCCTGCAGGAGCACCTGGACGAACACGAGACCCTGCTCTCGGAGATGCGCTACTTCCTGCAGAAGGCACGTAAGCTCCCCCCCTTCGGACGCTCCTATATCGACGACTACGCCTATGAGAAGTTCCGGCGCCATATCATCAACATCGACTCCCAGCTGGCGATGTTTCTCAAAAGCCTCGAAACGGAGGCGGCACATGGCTGA
- a CDS encoding DUF6498-containing protein, whose protein sequence is MAVLFTVLRRYASLPLFVLLAANLYPLYGVLELGWGVFELIFLYWMENVVIGVFNVLKMIANRPEELAGNLGKLFLVPFFIFHYGMFAYAHGIFVIALFAPDSLHLNVFGLADYIYHRDVLFGNGILTALTLLIVSHAVSFYVDYVRSGEYERTTLSDWMGAPYGRVAVLHIGLIGGGFLVAALGQPLAALIVLLFLKVGMDARSLALRHASVRRKHPVD, encoded by the coding sequence ATGGCTGTACTGTTTACCGTGCTTCGGCGCTACGCCTCCCTGCCCCTTTTTGTCCTGCTCGCAGCGAACCTCTACCCGCTTTATGGCGTCCTGGAACTGGGTTGGGGAGTCTTTGAGCTGATCTTTCTGTACTGGATGGAGAACGTCGTCATCGGCGTTTTCAATGTGCTCAAGATGATCGCCAACCGTCCCGAGGAGCTGGCCGGCAATCTCGGCAAGCTCTTCCTCGTCCCTTTTTTCATCTTCCACTACGGCATGTTCGCTTACGCCCACGGCATCTTCGTTATCGCGCTCTTTGCGCCGGACTCCCTGCACCTGAACGTCTTCGGCCTCGCCGATTACATCTACCACCGCGATGTGCTGTTCGGCAACGGCATTCTCACCGCCCTGACGCTGCTCATCGTCAGCCACGCCGTCTCCTTCTACGTCGATTATGTCCGCAGCGGCGAATACGAACGCACCACCCTCTCGGACTGGATGGGCGCCCCCTACGGCCGGGTTGCCGTCCTGCACATCGGACTGATCGGCGGCGGCTTTCTCGTCGCGGCACTGGGCCAGCCCCTCGCCGCTCTCATCGTCCTGCTCTTTTTGAAGGTCGGAATGGACGCACGCTCCCTGGCACTGCGCCACGCTTCCGTGCGGCGGAAGCATCCGGTGGATTAA
- a CDS encoding DUF6515 family protein, producing the protein MRYSNFISMTAALLIGSAGLHAAPDHDGRKDNDRGGSKQERSYDKQDRSYSQERSSSRSNTLGQEIRRDRTQPSKGEIRREEVRRSEPQKYTPHPVRPAPVVRPNQREENRYTEQRTVRPQKGDQRYDGKRVAPPAKGSVVHIDKHKHYYRPPGARPLTYYQRPGYVVRSLPRVAISLSLGGLVFYYADGLYYRHHDRGFIVAAPPIGLVVRTLPVGYTVFVHSGLTYYYYADVYYTWDTYRNAYRVVRPPVTYYDVEFAPGQVLDYLPDGAYSVTINGAQYYRYANTYFMQAIQGDRVVYIVVTP; encoded by the coding sequence ATGCGATACAGCAACTTCATCTCAATGACAGCGGCACTGCTCATCGGTTCGGCCGGGCTGCATGCGGCCCCCGACCATGACGGCCGGAAGGATAACGACAGAGGCGGTTCGAAACAGGAGCGTTCCTATGATAAGCAGGACCGTTCCTACAGCCAGGAGCGTTCAAGCAGCCGAAGCAACACCCTGGGGCAGGAGATACGCCGCGACCGTACCCAGCCCTCGAAGGGTGAGATCCGCCGTGAAGAGGTTCGCCGTTCCGAACCCCAGAAATACACCCCGCACCCGGTAAGACCCGCGCCGGTCGTCCGGCCCAACCAGCGCGAGGAGAACCGCTACACCGAACAGCGTACGGTACGCCCGCAGAAAGGGGACCAGCGCTACGACGGCAAACGGGTCGCTCCGCCCGCCAAAGGGAGTGTCGTCCATATCGACAAGCATAAGCACTATTACCGCCCGCCGGGCGCGCGTCCTTTGACCTATTACCAGCGCCCGGGCTACGTCGTCCGCAGCCTGCCGCGCGTGGCCATCTCGCTGAGCCTCGGCGGCCTCGTCTTCTACTATGCCGACGGCCTCTACTACCGCCACCACGACCGGGGCTTCATCGTCGCCGCACCGCCGATTGGGCTGGTCGTCCGTACCCTCCCGGTGGGCTACACCGTCTTTGTGCACAGCGGGCTTACCTACTACTATTACGCGGACGTCTACTATACCTGGGACACCTACCGCAACGCCTACCGCGTCGTCAGACCGCCGGTGACCTACTATGACGTCGAGTTTGCCCCCGGCCAGGTCCTGGATTACCTCCCCGACGGCGCCTACAGCGTTACGATCAACGGGGCGCAGTACTACCGCTATGCGAATACCTACTTCATGCAGGCCATCCAGGGCGACCGTGTTGTCTATATCGTCGTGACGCCGTAA
- a CDS encoding FKBP-type peptidyl-prolyl cis-trans isomerase, translated as MQITKNTLVTLNYELTTADGTLLNPDDTELMYLHGGYGQIFPKLEEALEGKQVGDDVYVVLSPAESFGEYDGSLLVEEALSELPDDLEVGMEIEGHLESNPDDIIIYTVKEIRGDEAVLDGNHPLAGSSLVFDGTVKEIQPLDEAAVRELLEHEHHHH; from the coding sequence ATGCAGATCACGAAGAACACCCTTGTTACCCTCAACTATGAACTCACGACCGCCGACGGCACGCTGCTGAACCCCGACGACACGGAACTGATGTATCTGCACGGCGGCTACGGCCAGATCTTCCCCAAGCTGGAAGAGGCGCTCGAAGGCAAGCAGGTCGGAGACGACGTCTACGTCGTCCTCTCCCCCGCCGAATCCTTCGGGGAGTATGACGGCTCCCTCCTTGTCGAGGAGGCCCTCTCCGAACTTCCCGACGATCTCGAGGTCGGCATGGAAATAGAGGGGCACCTCGAGTCCAATCCCGACGACATCATTATCTACACCGTCAAGGAGATCCGCGGCGACGAAGCGGTCCTCGACGGCAATCACCCCCTCGCCGGCAGCAGCCTCGTCTTCGACGGAACGGTCAAGGAGATTCAGCCCCTGGATGAAGCGGCCGTCCGTGAACTCCTCGAGCACGAGCACCATCACCACTGA
- the galU gene encoding UTP--glucose-1-phosphate uridylyltransferase GalU, whose translation MITKCLFPAAGYGTRFLPATKAMPKEMLPILTKPLIQYGVEEANEAGCDVMAVITGRGKRAITDHFDISYELEHQIKGSSKESLLKDIRRLIDNCTFTYTRQNEMKGLGDAIYKGKVLVGESDPFAVILADDLCINPAGDGVLKQMVDLYNKYKCCIVAIMEVPKDQVYKYGVIAGREIEDGVFMVDDMVEKPDNDKAPSNLAIIGRYILTPDIFDVIKNTKPGKNGELQITDALLTQAKKGMVLGYRFKGKRFDCGSVDGFVEATNYFYDLEKKAEAKAAKK comes from the coding sequence ATGATTACAAAATGTCTATTTCCCGCGGCCGGATACGGCACACGGTTTCTTCCCGCGACCAAGGCGATGCCCAAAGAGATGCTGCCGATCCTGACAAAGCCGCTGATCCAGTATGGGGTTGAAGAGGCCAACGAGGCCGGCTGCGACGTCATGGCCGTCATCACCGGCCGCGGCAAGCGCGCCATCACCGACCACTTCGACATCAGCTATGAGCTTGAACACCAGATCAAGGGCTCCTCGAAAGAGTCGCTGCTCAAAGATATCCGACGCCTGATCGACAACTGCACCTTCACCTACACGCGCCAGAACGAGATGAAGGGGCTTGGCGACGCCATCTACAAGGGGAAAGTCCTTGTCGGCGAGAGCGACCCCTTTGCCGTCATTCTCGCCGACGACCTCTGTATCAACCCGGCGGGTGACGGGGTGCTCAAGCAGATGGTGGACCTCTACAACAAGTACAAGTGCTGCATCGTCGCCATTATGGAAGTCCCGAAAGACCAGGTTTACAAATATGGCGTCATCGCCGGCCGCGAGATCGAGGACGGTGTTTTCATGGTCGACGACATGGTGGAAAAACCCGATAACGACAAAGCCCCATCCAACCTCGCCATTATCGGCCGCTATATCCTGACACCGGATATCTTCGATGTGATCAAAAACACCAAGCCGGGCAAAAACGGCGAGCTGCAGATCACCGATGCCCTGCTGACCCAGGCGAAAAAGGGGATGGTTCTCGGCTACAGGTTCAAGGGCAAGCGGTTCGACTGCGGAAGCGTCGACGGTTTCGTCGAGGCGACGAACTACTTCTACGATCTTGAGAAGAAAGCGGAGGCGAAAGCGGCAAAGAAGTAG
- a CDS encoding aldo/keto reductase family protein — translation MAETLPTRAAVQMPALIYGTAWKKEQTAPLVEAALRCGFRGIDTACQPRHYHEAGVGEALEKMRGEGLEREAVFLQTKFTPVDGQDPENTPYDRNAPLPEQVAQSFRVSLDNLRTGYVDSYVLHSPLFPFARLLSVWRAMETIAADGSARQLGISNCYELRTLQRLFDEAEIKPAVLQNRFYADSGYDVELRAFCDANGIRYQSFWSLTANPHLLGSEPVIRAAMARRVGTPQIFYAYLIAKGITPLDGTTSSVHMQEDLHVTDIRLAPEEIAAIDRLLLS, via the coding sequence ATGGCTGAGACCCTTCCCACACGCGCCGCCGTGCAGATGCCGGCGCTGATCTACGGTACAGCCTGGAAGAAGGAGCAGACCGCGCCTCTCGTCGAAGCGGCGCTGCGCTGCGGCTTCCGGGGGATCGATACGGCCTGCCAGCCCCGCCACTACCACGAGGCCGGCGTCGGCGAGGCCCTGGAGAAGATGCGCGGCGAAGGGCTCGAGCGCGAAGCAGTCTTTCTGCAGACGAAATTCACCCCCGTCGACGGACAGGACCCGGAGAACACCCCCTACGATCGCAACGCCCCGCTCCCCGAGCAGGTAGCGCAGTCGTTCCGCGTCTCCCTGGACAATCTCCGCACCGGGTATGTCGATTCGTACGTCCTGCACTCGCCCCTCTTCCCGTTTGCGCGCCTCCTCTCCGTCTGGCGGGCGATGGAAACGATCGCCGCGGACGGCAGTGCGCGGCAGCTGGGAATCAGCAACTGCTACGAACTGCGTACCCTGCAGCGGCTCTTCGACGAAGCGGAAATCAAACCGGCCGTGCTGCAGAACCGCTTCTATGCCGATTCCGGGTACGACGTCGAGCTGCGCGCCTTCTGCGATGCCAACGGCATCCGCTACCAGAGTTTCTGGAGCCTGACCGCCAACCCCCACCTGCTCGGGAGCGAACCGGTCATCCGCGCGGCAATGGCGCGCCGTGTCGGCACGCCGCAGATCTTTTACGCCTATCTGATCGCCAAAGGGATCACTCCCCTGGACGGCACCACCTCGTCGGTGCATATGCAAGAGGACCTGCACGTCACGGATATCCGCCTGGCACCCGAGGAGATCGCGGCGATCGACCGCCTGCTTCTCTCCTGA
- a CDS encoding Kelch repeat-containing protein has translation MHKIIQGFIALLSLLSFTACNTGGIECTTDMSPTIYSVPPTTATAGYRYVYYVDALYTCFPFHCNSIDGVKLPEGATVDDYADSVSWTPSSDLIGKKVYFKIATEPDSCDRRTAQAWYVTVYAAPAIASFSANRTAVGPGESVELVATFTGSGSIEGIGPVSSGVPVVSDPLTATTTFTLTVANDVGAVKTGTVTVEVQAPPVIDSFSASPAIVTTGGSSLLSWSRSGTVTSIQLDPGAIAIPTNVYQYTVTPAASTLYTLTLSNDTGNSTSSSLTVSVVPPPSVTALTASPTSATLGGSVTLTGSFTDGSGVIERSDGGGFYSVGAIASGGSVDSGVLMRTTTFRLKVTNDAGAVAVQTLLVPITGPATFQPALHQPLNPTRSAHTATKLQDGRVFIAGGRIDGNSTVSTELFDPVTETFTAGPDMHVARRNHTAALLQDGRVLIVGGYTSLSHRLFSAELYDPAAGTTAFLGDLNVSDMVAPESVTLDDGRVLIVHTSLGQGSEVFDPVTETFSAVGPMLISHGCISLQPLNDGNGTILLVDGYYTNASSLFSPKSDTFTLTGATSYYRCYFATAALPDGRVLLVGGDDPAEVYDPSSGTYRDSNTTLYNTYFPRAVTLDDHRILVVDGGLPWAEIYDATVDGFSLTGGLREAHTEASATLLDDGRILVVGGCYDPCTAELYTP, from the coding sequence ATGCACAAGATCATCCAGGGCTTTATCGCGCTGCTGAGTCTCCTCTCCTTCACGGCCTGCAATACGGGGGGAATCGAGTGTACCACCGATATGTCGCCGACGATCTACTCTGTGCCGCCGACGACGGCGACGGCGGGGTACAGATACGTTTACTATGTGGATGCGCTGTATACCTGCTTTCCTTTCCACTGCAACAGCATCGACGGGGTGAAGCTGCCGGAGGGGGCTACGGTTGACGACTACGCCGATTCGGTCTCCTGGACACCGTCGTCGGATCTGATCGGGAAGAAAGTCTACTTCAAGATCGCAACGGAACCCGACAGCTGCGATCGGCGTACTGCCCAGGCGTGGTACGTCACCGTCTATGCAGCGCCGGCCATTGCGAGTTTCTCGGCGAACCGTACGGCCGTCGGCCCCGGTGAAAGCGTCGAGCTTGTTGCGACCTTTACGGGCAGCGGAAGCATCGAGGGGATCGGCCCCGTGAGCAGCGGCGTCCCTGTTGTGTCGGACCCTCTGACGGCGACGACGACGTTTACCCTGACGGTTGCGAACGACGTCGGTGCCGTGAAGACGGGCACAGTGACCGTAGAGGTGCAGGCGCCGCCGGTCATTGACAGTTTCAGCGCCTCCCCGGCCATCGTGACGACGGGCGGTTCGTCGCTGCTCTCCTGGAGCAGGTCAGGCACCGTCACCTCCATTCAGCTTGATCCGGGCGCTATTGCCATCCCGACGAACGTCTATCAATACACGGTGACACCGGCCGCCTCGACGCTCTACACCCTGACACTCTCCAATGACACCGGCAATTCGACGAGCAGCTCGCTCACGGTGTCGGTCGTGCCGCCGCCTTCCGTGACGGCATTGACGGCATCGCCGACGTCAGCGACCCTTGGCGGTTCCGTGACGTTGACGGGGAGCTTTACCGACGGCAGCGGCGTGATCGAGCGCAGTGACGGCGGCGGCTTCTACTCCGTCGGGGCGATCGCATCGGGAGGGAGCGTCGATTCGGGCGTCCTGATGCGCACGACGACCTTCCGGCTTAAGGTGACCAATGATGCCGGTGCCGTCGCGGTGCAGACCCTGCTGGTACCCATTACCGGTCCGGCGACTTTCCAGCCGGCGCTGCACCAGCCCCTAAACCCGACGCGCAGTGCGCATACGGCCACGAAACTGCAGGACGGGCGGGTCTTTATCGCCGGGGGACGCATCGACGGCAACTCCACGGTATCGACGGAGCTTTTCGACCCGGTGACCGAGACCTTCACCGCCGGGCCGGACATGCATGTCGCGCGCCGCAACCATACCGCGGCGCTGCTGCAGGACGGACGGGTGCTTATCGTCGGAGGGTATACCTCGCTGTCGCACCGGCTATTCAGTGCCGAGCTTTACGATCCCGCCGCCGGGACGACGGCGTTCCTGGGCGATCTTAACGTCAGTGACATGGTTGCACCGGAGTCGGTCACCCTAGATGACGGGCGGGTTCTCATCGTCCACACCTCTTTGGGACAGGGGAGCGAAGTCTTCGATCCCGTAACCGAAACCTTCAGCGCGGTCGGTCCGATGCTGATCAGCCATGGCTGCATTTCCCTGCAGCCGCTCAATGACGGCAACGGTACGATTCTGCTCGTCGACGGCTATTACACGAATGCATCGTCGCTTTTCTCGCCGAAGAGCGACACTTTCACGCTGACCGGGGCCACCTCCTATTACCGCTGCTACTTCGCAACGGCGGCACTGCCCGACGGCCGGGTCCTCCTTGTCGGCGGCGATGATCCCGCCGAGGTCTATGATCCCTCGTCGGGGACCTACCGCGATTCGAATACGACCCTATACAATACCTATTTCCCCCGCGCCGTGACGCTGGACGATCACCGCATCCTCGTCGTTGACGGCGGGCTGCCCTGGGCGGAGATCTATGACGCGACTGTGGACGGTTTCAGCCTGACCGGAGGACTGCGCGAGGCGCATACGGAGGCGAGTGCGACCCTGCTTGACGACGGAAGGATTCTGGTCGTCGGAGGATGTTACGACCCCTGTACGGCGGAGCTTTATACGCCGTAG